In the genome of Clostridia bacterium, the window CCGATTCGGCAGCACCGGCCAGAGCATATTCGTGTTCGGCAAGCACCCAAGACGTAACCATTTCGTCCACCGCACCGAAGAAGCAGTTGGCCACGATCTTTTCATTGAGGTCGGCCCGGAATAGCCCTGTTTGCTGGCCGTCGCGGATGGCCGAGCGTACGAGGTCGAAGTACTCCACCATGTGCTGATGGGAGAAGGGCGCCAGGAATCGAGCGCTCTGGCGAAGCTCCATCTGGAAGACGACGGCAAGATTGCGGTTGGAACCGAGGGCGTTAAGGTGCAGGAAGGCGAGGCGTCGCAGCTTTTCGGACGGCGACGCGATCTTCGCCAACTCAGTGCGGGCGAAGCTGACGAAGGCATCAAACGCGGTGTTGATGGCCATCATCAGAATCTCTTCTTTATTTTTGAAGTAGAGATAGACGGTGCCATCGGCGACCCCCGCGCGGTCAGCTATGTCTGCTACGCGAGAGGAGTGGAAGCCCTTCTCCGCGAAAACGGCGACGGCAGCGTCAAGAATGCGCTGGTATTTTTCGGAGCTGCTCCGCAATTGCGGAGCAGCGGCCGTGACCTGATCTTCGCCGGAATCGTGTTTGGGCATCGTTTGAAGTGTGCAGGAAGATTAAGTGCCGATGTAGACGTGCCTGCAAACGGGTCCCCACAACCCTTAACTTTACACAATGTACTTGGAATTGATGTGTTTAGCAACGGTCTAACAAGAGACCAAGGGCCCAGCAATGCGCTGCTCACGATTCAGGTTGTTGCCAGCAGCGGAGTTCATTAAGCTTCGGCAGGGGGTGAGGGATGAAATCAACTGGATTAACTCTGGCGCTGCTTGTCTGCATGGCGGCCATGCCCATCGCAGCGCAGAAAAGTA includes:
- a CDS encoding TetR/AcrR family transcriptional regulator; its protein translation is MPKHDSGEDQVTAAAPQLRSSSEKYQRILDAAVAVFAEKGFHSSRVADIADRAGVADGTVYLYFKNKEEILMMAINTAFDAFVSFARTELAKIASPSEKLRRLAFLHLNALGSNRNLAVVFQMELRQSARFLAPFSHQHMVEYFDLVRSAIRDGQQTGLFRADLNEKIVANCFFGAVDEMVTSWVLAEHEYALAGAAESVANVILVGLEK